The genomic stretch ggtgggaaTTGAAACAGGTAgtggagggggtgggcagggacacTAGGAAGAGAGAGGGTCAGAGGGTAGGGGAGGGGGCCGGTGGGTCATTCAGTGCAGGGGACTGccctgcggggggcgggggcaggggcaggtaCTGGACCAAAACCCGCTCCCAGGCAGACAGGGGACAGCCAGGGGGCAGCCAGAGGGTGCAGGCTGGGAGAACCGCAGCTGAGGACTCACCAATAACAAAGACAGGCATGAAGGCCCCGCAGGGCACTGGGATGGTGGTGGCCAGTGCAGACATCCAGAACTGCAGGCAGGAGGTCGTTCAAACAGGTAGAGGCACCTCCAGGCCCCAGGCAGCTCCCAGCTCCACCCCAGAAGCCTACCTTGCTTATCAGTCAGGCACAAACTTCCCAGCTATCTTGGAATCCCCCAGAGGTGAAGGAAAGGAGGACTCAGGCACCAGgtggcttgggttcaaatcctcacCCTGCcatctagctgtgtgactttgggccagtTACTTAGCCTCTTTGTGCCTCGACTTCCCATCTTTAAACAGGGGTACTGATAGTACCTTTCTCACAGCACTGTGGTGAGGCTTAAAGGAGTTAACATACGGAAAGCGCTTAGAACAGTGCCCCGCACCTAGTAAGCTTATGTTGGCCATACATATGTAAGGAGCCCCACCTTCATGAGAATGAAGATGACCAGGGTGAGGAAAACGTTGGCGCGTGGTGGGTTCCAGGCCTGTGAGGTTCCGGGTGGCTCAAGCTCCTCCATCAGGCCCTGGCGGACCCATGTCCGGTTGTCAAACAGGGTGACCAGTGTCTCTTTCTGTGAGAGCTGTAGGTGAACAGGGTGCCTCAGGCTGGGGGACAGACAGGATGAAGGAAAGGGGCCCACAGGAGAGCAGGGACTGTTGGCTTTAGAAGGGATGCATCCCAAGAGAAAGTACAAGTTCCTGTTCTGCCTGGGGTTACCTGTCCAGCCATGAACTGTCCAAAGCCAGGGGGGAAGGTCAGAGTAGAGATGAGCAGGGTCACCAGAGCCGGGAAGAGCAGGCGTCTAGAGATGTAGATTTCATAGCATCAAATACTTACTACAGACTGGTGATAGGCTTGGGTGCCCTCACATACCTCAGGGCTGAGGTCACAGCAGGGCCTTGGCTCTTACATAAAAGCACACAGTTCTGAAAGAAGGCCCCCTTTGCCATCCATGATACGACGTCTCTGAGGGTGATGGCCATCCAGGGTTATAATGAACCCAAATGCCTTTCTGTTGGCTCCTGACTCCCTAAGTGGGTAGCACCAGCAGAAAATTCATCCCCCCAGCCCTCTTTGGACACCTCTAAGCCGTGACGCCTCCCCTCACGCTCAGttttcttctgcctctgtctgtTTCTCCGAGGTGACTTAACAGGGAAGGTCACACAacatatactccaataaagaggttaaaaaaaaaaaaaagagtgaaggtcGCTGTTGGGGGAAGCCGGGGTCACTCATGAAGCTGGCCGAAGGTGCCAAAGGCAGCGGGTTCAGTTGGTTGCCCCTTCCCTGAAGGACGTCAGTCCCGACAGAAGTCATGTCTCAGGTCTCCCCACTCCCAATCCTCAGGGTCACAACTGAGGGAGCTGTGCTCCATGAGGGAAGAACTAAGACCCAAACATTCTCCAGGGATCGTTGCTATCTGGGCCAGGCCAAGAGCCTACAGGAAGCCTTAGCCTTTGATCCAAAATGCCCCCTGCCACTGGCTAGAAATCCAAAAGTGCCAATTCTCAGGTAATTCAAATAAAAGGCAAAACGCTCAGTCTGGAAAACACCACTGAGTGCCTGTTTTTGACTGGGCCACTACCTACCATCTCACCTGtcaccccccttcccccaggccACGACCCTCACACAACCCAAAGTGCCCCAGAATCAACTCACTTCTTCATGAGGAAACGGTTGATGGTCTTCTGCTTCCTCATCACCTGGACAATCTTCCGGTTCAGGTAGACAAAGAGCGCTCCCCCGAAGCCACTTGCAATACTGGAGAGGGAACAAGCACCTGGGTGAAAGGAGGCCTCCCCTCTCTTACCTCCTCCTCTCTGACCCGCCTCAGCTCCCTCGGCTCCTCACCCAATGACAGCAAAGGCCGGCAGCTCCTGGAGGTCGAAGGGGAAGTCAAGCCGGAACCGGGTTTTGAAGAGAGCCGTAATGGTCTCTGAAGGGAAGCAGAGTAGCAGAGGGAGGTGGCTGTAGCCTCGGAGGTCCCCACCTGAGCCATTTCAGGGCTCCTCTCATGCCCCAGGTCCCCCCACCTTCATCACGGTTCCAGACTGCCAAGACCCGGAAGATGAAGGCACTGAAGGTGGCGGCAAAGAAGCCCCGCCAGTAgttccgcacagcaaagaaggtAGAGGTGACCTCGATGCTGAAGAGCACACCTGCGGGGGCGGGGTGTGGGCAAGGAGAGCGCCCCTTGAGGCCTGGGCCTGGCCTATCGTCTCAGAcccaagggcagggctggggctgacCTGACTGCCCACCTCCAATGGGTGCCGCAAAGCAGCAGCCCACTCCCACGGCACAGGCGGCGGCCAGCATCTCTGTGTTCCGGGATTCGTTCTGGCGAGAGCGGTGGAAAGGGGAGTCGGCGTTAGTGCGGGCTCAGCAGCCCatccctcccctctgccttctcCCAAGGTCCCCCTTACCTCATAGATGCCCCCAAACAGGGAGAGGAACTTGCTGAGGAGAGCAGCACACATGCTTGCGATATGCACAAAAgggccctgggaggtgggggcaggtggtGAGTGGGGAAGGGGCACACCCTGACCTTGGCCTGGCTTCTTCCTCCACTTGATGGACTCCTTTATTCCCCAACCTGCACTTACCTCTTTGCCGAGGGGCATCccactgccgagggcacaggtCAGCCCAATAACCTTAGCTACGAAGGTCTTGAGGGTGAGGTATTCCTTGAGCACCACTCCCCGCAAGATGGTCTTCATCTCGGGGATGCCGGACCCTGGAAAGGCACAATCCCAGGACAGTCATTTGATGTGCCGGTTTCAGGAGGTCCCTTCTCcgccctctctttctcttctattgTACCGACAGCCTGAGGAGCCAGGATCTGTGTGAATCCAGCAGAGAAAGTGATGAGGACGACGGGGTAGGTGACCCAGGCCAGATACTGGAGTAAGAGGTTAGTGTTCAAGCCCCGGGACATCCACTGCTGAGCTGTGGGGAGAGGATGTGCCATTGGAGCTCCGAAGCGCACACCCAGTCCCCTCCTGGCCACTGGACATACTGGTGTGACAAGGTGTCCCAGGGAATATCACACAGAGCACAGGCACAAGGGGTAGGGAGGGGGCTAGAGGGCATGCACGGAGACAAAGATCACTATAGGTAAGAGGGTCAGTTGGATAGGCGTGGCAACAAGTTGTGGCCTATGGGAGTGGCAGTGATTATGCCTGAAGATGGGGCACTCAGGCTGGCCAGGGGAAGTGGTCAATGGACAAGTGTGGCATAAAGGAGGCAGGTTGGTTCTCCCTAGCCCTTCCCCACCAGCCCTTGTCCTCACCCTGCAGGCAGGCAGCGATGGCATAGTCCATGGCCCAGCTGACCAGTGCCATGAGGAGCCCCAACAGGACCAGGAAGATCCAGTCTTCACCAACCCTGGACACTAGGAACTTATGGCAGTGTACAGTACAGACtgggagcagggaagggaagaaggggaggctGGCACCAAAGTGCTCCTACCcctgtccccccgccccccacaggCAGCTCTAATGGTCTCGGACCCCCTCAGCACAGCACAGCCAAGTCCCCTGTCCCAACCCAGGTCTCACTACGGCATCGGGTGCAACGGCTCTGTCCGTATTCCAGAAGCTCTGGGGCAGCCCGAGGGGAAGGTGGACCCCTCCAGGGCTCGGGCCCTCCCAGACGGATCCGAGCAGCTTCCTCTTTGGCAAAGGCCCCAAGGTCCTGAGTATACCGGCCATACATCTGAGAAACAGGGAAGATGGGGGTCAGCAGACATGGGCCGAgtagggatggggggagggctCCTGGGGCCTCAACTCCCCTTCTCCCAGTCCCCACATTATATACCCCTTCTTGAACTCACACTTCCCACTTGGGCTTGGGGTGTGGGAACAATGCACACTGCAGATCGTGGGGGCTGTCCTGGCTGGAGTGATGGGCACAGCCACGGTACAGGGACACAGCTCTGGGGGTGGCAGAGTAATCGGTCCCCTTCTCACAAGCCTGGGGAGGCACGGAGCACTGAggaggagtgggagggaaggccccagaggaggaaaagatggaaaaacCTACGGCAGTCTGcaagtgggaggagggaaggtcAGAGAATAGGGGATGGTCAAGGGCATATGGGTAACAATAAGGGCCTCATGGAACCGGGGGCAGCTGTGTTGGGCCTAGGAACAGGCGGGGCCCCAATCCTTATCACGTTCCTGCTGGGCCTCTGGCTTGGAACCGCCTCAGCTgcaccctcccacccaccctaatCCCCTTGTCCCCATTCTCTacacccaccccccaccagccTGCCAGCCCAGCTGGGAGTGGAAAGCCTCTCTGGATGGGGAGAGAGTGCTTGGTGGCCTCAGCCCCATTCTGGAGCTGCCCTGAGACCAGTGGTGGGTTGGGGGATAGCAGAAGCTGATGGCTGGAGTGTGACCGTGAATGCTGGGGTGATGGGATCCGAGAGTGGCTGAGCAGTGGCTAGACCTGCCAAGctgggtgtgtgttggggggcagggaggcgTAGATTCCGGCTGCCACCCGCAGAGCTTCGGGACACAAAGGGCTCCTgttggggctggggggggggtggagggagggaaagagagagagagagagggagagagggagagagagagctcgaGCGCAGGAAAGGGACGAGAGGGAACCagtgggaggagaaagagggggaaaagagAGTCCAGGGGaaagggcagagaagagagagaaggaaaccagaggggaagaagggaggaggaaaagagagagagtagAGTAATAAAGAGGCAGACAGCGCAGGAGGGGGAGGTGAGTGAGTGACAGAAAGACAAAGGGATCGGAAGGACAAGAGGgagaggctggagcagagagTGCCAGGGAGAGCGCTTGACCCTGAGAACTCATTCCAGAGATAGAGACTGGGTGAAGGAGATGGAGAGGTAGCTGGTGCCTGGCTTGCTAGACCAGCGTCCCACGCAGATTGACAGACACATCCCACCCTGTGCAGAGGCTTACCCCCTACCCTCGCTCCACCCTCACCTTTGCCACCTCTCCCTGTCATCGTGTTTCATCCAGTCACTCTTTCTTGTAACTGGCCACCTCTTAGCCTCAGATACAGCCTGGGCCCCCTtctcctggagaagttccttCCCTGACTCCTTACTGGGCAAATTCCGGCCCACGCTGATAAAAAAGAGTTACAAGGCCTACTCCCTTCCCTAGAGTTTGGGTCACCCACCTCAGTGACACAAGCAGAAGCAAAAGGTTTCTCAAACACTAAGTTGCAGTGGTGGCTGTAAGTCGGCGCAGATCCCCAGGACCCCTGTTTTTAATGACACTGAGGgacagccctggggtgggggtggctggACACCCAGGGTCAGATGAGCAAAGGTCCCAACTCCTGCTTGACCCATCCTCCCGTAAGGCTCCTGTGCCCCAGGGTGGCAGGccacatttttccagagaatccACTGAGGGGTTCCTGCTAGTGCTGGATTGCCAGCTCCCAGGGGTAAGGGCCAGAGCTGGGTTTGGGTCTGATCATCTTCCTAGCAGTGCCATGCCCATAGTGGAGACAGAAGGAATGTCTCAGATGGTGGAGACTCAGTGCAGAAAGAGAAAGTTCAAGCAtgtgagtggtgctgggaaggggTAGTAGGGTGCTGAGACTTGGACCCAAGTGGCAGTGGGTAGGAGCAAAGAAAACGTTGGTGGGGGGAGTAAAGGGAAGGACACCTGGAACAGGCACCTGAAGTCCTTGTCGTCTGCAGGCCCCCAGCCTCAGCCAGAAACCTGCATGCAGCGTTCCACCCTTTAGTACTCCAGGCTCTCAGGCcctcgagcctcagtttccccagctcagAGGGCTGGGGCGGGCTTAGGGtagcccccccccgcccccgtccccgTCCTCGCGCTTCCACGGGTAACCAGGAGCAGCGGTCCGGGAGCACACTCCTCAGGGCTCTGCTGGCTTCACTTACCAGGGTCTGCTCGTACTGCAGCGCCCGTGGCTCCATCCcttcctccgccgccgccgcccccgccacCGCCGCCATCTCCGCTCACAGCCCTCTGGCCTCCCGCCGCGGCTCGGGCTCTGGCCCGGACTCGCCTCCCGGCCCGCAGAGCCCGCGCCCACACCCGTCCTGTCCCCGTAGCCTGGGCGGCCGAGTGCAGAGTGCGGCGGGCCCCAGGCCGGCGCCGCTGGCGCAACCTCCCGCTCTCGTCCCCGCCTCGGCGGGCGGGCCGAGGGCGGTGCCCACCGTGCTGCTCCGCCCGCCGGCCCATCTAAGGGAGCCGGCCCAACACGGCCGGGGTCCGCGTTGGGGCCGCCTCCCTGGCTCGGGAGGGGCGGCAGGGGGCGCCTGGAACGCGTGAGCCCGGACCCAGTCTCTGCCGAGGCGGGTGGTTGAGAGCGGCGCCCGGGCCAGGGCGGGGGCGGGTCCACTGGCACGTGGAGGGGCCGGGCGGGGTCTGTGGCTCTCCGCGCCCGGCCGGGAGGGGCGGGACTCGCCGGGGCTCTGTAGGGCCTGGGGCCGGGGGCTGCCGAACCGTCTAAGTCAGACTTTCAGGCCCAATCCCTCAGGAGCGGCGTCCTCTCTTGCTTCTTCGCTGGGGCCAAGGGCTCAGACCGGCCTGGCAGGGCCCCTCCACTCCGTCGGGGGTGAGAAACAAAGCTGGGGGGACTCGGCGGGGGACGCTAGGCCCAGAAGGGGAGTGCTTGGAACTGGGACCCTCGGTCTCTCTcatccccttcctttctctttgccTTCTTCGCGGCTCCCCGAGGGTAGGTGCACTTGGAGCAACTTGGCCTTCGGCTTGtgcgggggtggaggtggagagggaaCGGGAAGGGGTGAGACCAGAGGGAAGGGAGGTCTAGGTGCCTGGGAGTCGGGCGTGGGGGGACAGAGGTCGCTTCTCCCTGGCAGGGCCCAAGGAGAAATCCGAGTAGCTGCTCACGTCTAGCCGCCAAGGGGGAACGGCCTGCTGGCGCTCTGCGCTCTGCGTTCTCTGTAAGGGTCCGAAGAAGGATAGAGCAGTGGGTGGGGTGAGCACAGGTGGATGGGCAGTGTCAGAGATAGTGTGAGGGGGAAGGGCCAGTGTCCAGGAAACAGGCAGTGTGCCGGAGGAGGCAGCACCAGGGTGAAGGGGCACGTGGGAGCAGCGGGGGTTCCCAGGAGGAGGGAGCAGTGTCCAGGAAGGGGGAAGTGTGAGAGCCGGCACCCTAGAGGAAGGGGCAATGTAAAGGAAGAGGTGGTATCCGTAGGAGAGGATTGTGTCAGGATGAAGGAGCACATAGGAGAGCTTGTCCAGGAGAGGGtcgtggcggggggggggaaaGGGCAGAACCGAGCTTAAGGGGCAGTGCTCAAGGAGGGCAGTGGGTGGGTGTTAATGCCTGCTGAAGGGGCGGTGTAAGGGAAGAGAGTAGGGGTGGGGACGATGCAGGCTTTCCTCTTTCCCATGGTGACATCATGGCAAATTCCCAAACTGGACGGACCCGGCTCAGGTGACAGCCATATGGGCCGAGACGGCCCGGGCCGGCCCGGGCCGGCCTGGTTGCCAGCTGGAGGGGCTGGGTCCTGAGACCTGCCGGGCCAGCGCCCTGGGGGCGGGGTTCTTCTCCGCTCGCCTTTCGCACGGACTGTGCCCTCGGCAGTCAGGCGGACGGGCACGGTAGGGTACGGGCCGGGCTTCTCTGGGCCAAGGATCAAGGTCCCTGGCTTGGGTAGGCCCCCAAGCATTCCAGTCTTCCTGACCTGGCTTCTGAAGAGGGCGCAGGAGAGCCACTGGAGAGAGCCGGACAAGACGCCGCCTCGGCCGGAGGTGGGACCTATCGTGTTGCCGCCCGGGGCGGAGTTATTTGGACCTGAGACCCGCCCTTAATACTGCAGCCTCTCGGAAAGAATCGTTCGGGGCGGAAGTTAAGAAGCCCCGAGAGCTAGGTGGCGGAAGTGGCCGCATTCCCTTTTGTCCGTGCGCATGCGTTATTCTATTTCTTAGCCGCCGCTCTTGAAGCGctgccttttcctttctcctctttacCTCCACGCGACGGGGTGCGCGTACCCCTAGTCGTCGTGGTCGGGCGCTCAGCCCCTCCA from Pseudorca crassidens isolate mPseCra1 chromosome 5, mPseCra1.hap1, whole genome shotgun sequence encodes the following:
- the CLCN2 gene encoding chloride channel protein 2 isoform X4 — protein: MAAVAGAAAAEEGMEPRALQYEQTLMYGRYTQDLGAFAKEEAARIRLGGPEPWRGPPSPRAAPELLEYGQSRCTRCRICTVHCHKFLVSRVGEDWIFLVLLGLLMALVSWAMDYAIAACLQAQQWMSRGLNTNLLLQYLAWVTYPVVLITFSAGFTQILAPQAVGSGIPEMKTILRGVVLKEYLTLKTFVAKVIGLTCALGSGMPLGKEGPFVHIASMCAALLSKFLSLFGGIYENESRNTEMLAAACAVGVGCCFAAPIGGVLFSIEVTSTFFAVRNYWRGFFAATFSAFIFRVLAVWNRDEETITALFKTRFRLDFPFDLQELPAFAVIGIASGFGGALFVYLNRKIVQVMRKQKTINRFLMKKRLLFPALVTLLISTLTFPPGFGQFMAGQLSQKETLVTLFDNRTWVRQGLMEELEPPGTSQAWNPPRANVFLTLVIFILMKFWMSALATTIPVPCGAFMPVFVIGAAFGRLVGESMAAWFPDGIHTDGSTYRIVPGGYAVVGAAALAGAVTHTVSTAVIVFELTGQIAHILPVMIAVILANAVAQSLQPSLYDSIIRIKKLPYLPELGWGRHQQYRVRVEDIMVRDVPHVALSCTFRDLRLALHRTKGRVLALVESPESMILLGSIECSQVVALLGAQLSPARRRQYMQEHRAARTSSPSDQESPPSPETSLLFQVNTEDSGFPAARGETHKPLKPALKRGPSNTMNLKESPTGNVEQAGIALRSLFCGSPPPEPASESDSDLEGEMTPEEILEWEEQQLDEPVNFSDCKIDPAPFQLVERTSLHKTHTIFSLLGVDHAYVTSIGRLIGIVTLKELRKAIEGSVTAQGVKVRPPLASFRDSATSSSDTETTEVHALWGPRSRHGLPREGSPSDSDDKCQ
- the CLCN2 gene encoding chloride channel protein 2 isoform X1 is translated as MAAVAGAAAAEEGMEPRALQYEQTLMYGRYTQDLGAFAKEEAARIRLGGPEPWRGPPSPRAAPELLEYGQSRCTRCRICTVHCHKFLVSRVGEDWIFLVLLGLLMALVSWAMDYAIAACLQAQQWMSRGLNTNLLLQYLAWVTYPVVLITFSAGFTQILAPQAVGSGIPEMKTILRGVVLKEYLTLKTFVAKVIGLTCALGSGMPLGKEGPFVHIASMCAALLSKFLSLFGGIYENESRNTEMLAAACAVGVGCCFAAPIGGGQSGVLFSIEVTSTFFAVRNYWRGFFAATFSAFIFRVLAVWNRDEETITALFKTRFRLDFPFDLQELPAFAVIGIASGFGGALFVYLNRKIVQVMRKQKTINRFLMKKRLLFPALVTLLISTLTFPPGFGQFMAGQLSQKETLVTLFDNRTWVRQGLMEELEPPGTSQAWNPPRANVFLTLVIFILMKFWMSALATTIPVPCGAFMPVFVIGAAFGRLVGESMAAWFPDGIHTDGSTYRIVPGGYAVVGAAALAGAVTHTVSTAVIVFELTGQIAHILPVMIAVILANAVAQSLQPSLYDSIIRIKKLPYLPELGWGRHQQYRVRVEDIMVRDVPHVALSCTFRDLRLALHRTKGRVLALVESPESMILLGSIECSQVVALLGAQLSPARRRQYMQEHRAARTSSPSDQESPPSPETSLLFQVNTEDSGFPAARGETHKPLKPALKRGPSNTMNLKESPTGNVEQAGIALRSLFCGSPPPEPASELEKSEKCDKRKPKRVRISLASDSDLEGEMTPEEILEWEEQQLDEPVNFSDCKIDPAPFQLVERTSLHKTHTIFSLLGVDHAYVTSIGRLIGIVTLKELRKAIEGSVTAQGVKVRPPLASFRDSATSSSDTETTEVHALWGPRSRHGLPREGSPSDSDDKCQ
- the CLCN2 gene encoding chloride channel protein 2 isoform X3: MAAVAGAAAAEEGMEPRALQYEQTLMYGRYTQDLGAFAKEEAARIRLGGPEPWRGPPSPRAAPELLEYGQSRCTRCRICTVHCHKFLVSRVGEDWIFLVLLGLLMALVSWAMDYAIAACLQAQQWMSRGLNTNLLLQYLAWVTYPVVLITFSAGFTQILAPQAVGSGIPEMKTILRGVVLKEYLTLKTFVAKVIGLTCALGSGMPLGKEGPFVHIASMCAALLSKFLSLFGGIYENESRNTEMLAAACAVGVGCCFAAPIGGGQSGVLFSIEVTSTFFAVRNYWRGFFAATFSAFIFRVLAVWNRDEETITALFKTRFRLDFPFDLQELPAFAVIGIASGFGGALFVYLNRKIVQVMRKQKTINRFLMKKRLLFPALVTLLISTLTFPPGFGQFMAGQLSQKETLVTLFDNRTWVRQGLMEELEPPGTSQAWNPPRANVFLTLVIFILMKFWMSALATTIPVPCGAFMPVFVIGAAFGRLVGESMAAWFPDGIHTDGSTYRIVPGGYAVVGAAALAGAVTHTVSTAVIVFELTGQIAHILPVMIAVILANAVAQSLQPSLYDSIIRIKKLPYLPELGWGRHQQYRVRVEDIMVRDVPHVALSCTFRDLRLALHRTKGRVLALVESPESMILLGSIECSQVVALLGAQLSPARRRQYMQEHRAARTSSPSDQESPPSPETSLLFQVNTEDSGFPAARGETHKPLKPALKRGPSNTMNLKESPTGNVEQAGIALRSLFCGSPPPEPASESDSDLEGEMTPEEILEWEEQQLDEPVNFSDCKIDPAPFQLVERTSLHKTHTIFSLLGVDHAYVTSIGRLIGIVTLKELRKAIEGSVTAQGVKVRPPLASFRDSATSSSDTETTEVHALWGPRSRHGLPREGSPSDSDDKCQ
- the CLCN2 gene encoding chloride channel protein 2 isoform X5 yields the protein MAAVAGAAAAEEGMEPRALQYEQTLMYGRYTQDLGAFAKEEAARIRLGGPEPWRGPPSPRAAPELLEYGQSRCTRCRICTVHCHKFLVSRVGEDWIFLVLLGLLMALVSWAMDYAIAACLQAQQWMSRGLNTNLLLQYLAWVTYPVVLITFSAGFTQILAPQAVGSGIPEMKTILRGVVLKEYLTLKTFVAKVIGLTCALGSGMPLGKEGPFVHIASMCAALLSKFLSLFGGIYENESRNTEMLAAACAVGVGCCFAAPIGGGQSGVLFSIEVTSTFFAVRNYWRGFFAATFSAFIFRVLAVWNRDEETITALFKTRFRLDFPFDLQELPAFAVIGIASGFGGALFVYLNRKIVQVMRKQKTINRFLMKKRLLFPALVTLLISTLTFPPGFGQFMAGQLSQKETLVTLFDNRTWVRQGLMEELEPPGTSQAWNPPRANVFLTLVIFILMKFWMSALATTIPVPCGAFMPVFVIGAAFGRLVGESMAAWFPDGIHTDGSTYRIVPGGYAVVGAAALAGAVTHTVSTAVIVFELTGQIAHILPVMIAVILANAVAQSLQPSLYDSIIRIKKLPYLPELGWGRHQQYRVRVEDIMVRDVPHVALSCTFRDLRLALHRTKGRVLALVESPESMILLGSIECSQVVALLGAQLSPARRRQYMQEHRAARTSSPSDQESPPSPETSLLFQVNTEDSGFPAARGETHKPLKPALKRGPSNTMNLKESPTARMTLPSGPCVWEHRERGAGRHRPQKPLLWQSTPRACFRE
- the CLCN2 gene encoding chloride channel protein 2 isoform X2; protein product: MAAVAGAAAAEEGMEPRALQYEQTLMYGRYTQDLGAFAKEEAARIRLGGPEPWRGPPSPRAAPELLEYGQSRCTRCRICTVHCHKFLVSRVGEDWIFLVLLGLLMALVSWAMDYAIAACLQAQQWMSRGLNTNLLLQYLAWVTYPVVLITFSAGFTQILAPQAVGSGIPEMKTILRGVVLKEYLTLKTFVAKVIGLTCALGSGMPLGKEGPFVHIASMCAALLSKFLSLFGGIYENESRNTEMLAAACAVGVGCCFAAPIGGVLFSIEVTSTFFAVRNYWRGFFAATFSAFIFRVLAVWNRDEETITALFKTRFRLDFPFDLQELPAFAVIGIASGFGGALFVYLNRKIVQVMRKQKTINRFLMKKRLLFPALVTLLISTLTFPPGFGQFMAGQLSQKETLVTLFDNRTWVRQGLMEELEPPGTSQAWNPPRANVFLTLVIFILMKFWMSALATTIPVPCGAFMPVFVIGAAFGRLVGESMAAWFPDGIHTDGSTYRIVPGGYAVVGAAALAGAVTHTVSTAVIVFELTGQIAHILPVMIAVILANAVAQSLQPSLYDSIIRIKKLPYLPELGWGRHQQYRVRVEDIMVRDVPHVALSCTFRDLRLALHRTKGRVLALVESPESMILLGSIECSQVVALLGAQLSPARRRQYMQEHRAARTSSPSDQESPPSPETSLLFQVNTEDSGFPAARGETHKPLKPALKRGPSNTMNLKESPTGNVEQAGIALRSLFCGSPPPEPASELEKSEKCDKRKPKRVRISLASDSDLEGEMTPEEILEWEEQQLDEPVNFSDCKIDPAPFQLVERTSLHKTHTIFSLLGVDHAYVTSIGRLIGIVTLKELRKAIEGSVTAQGVKVRPPLASFRDSATSSSDTETTEVHALWGPRSRHGLPREGSPSDSDDKCQ